The sequence below is a genomic window from Nostoc flagelliforme CCNUN1.
AAAAAATGGTCAAAGAATGGTTGTGGGTAGTTGCCAATTCTGAATTTTGCCTGTTTACTGCGGCTGATACTCGTTCTAGAGTGGAATTAGAAACAATTTTAGGAGCTAGATATACAGGAGTACTCAGCAGTGATAATTTTAGTGTTTACAATGGCTATCAAGCTTTAGCCCAGCAAAAATGTTTGGCTCATTTACGCCGTCACTTCAAAAAGCTAATTCAACTTCCTGGTCTTCACAACCAAGCTATTGGCGAAGCGTTTGTTGATTTAATTGATGAAGCCTTTAAAAATTACGCTCAATGGTTTCAGACTCTTGATTCCAGCAGTTACAACGATTGGGTTAATCAATTCAAATCGAAGTTGCAATCCTCTCTTGATCAATGGATTAACTTGGCTGGAGCAAAAGCCGGTCAGCTTTTACGTTCTTTGCGTCAGAAAGCCTGCCAATGGTGGTATTTCCTTGACCATCCTGAAGTCCCCCCTGATAACAATCAGGCTGAACGATCGCTGCGTTTAGCTGTGACAAAACGTAAGGTTAGCGGTGGTTCCCGTTCAATGGAGCGGTTTCAACACACTGCTAAGAAAGTTGACGGTGGTGCAAACCTGCCGTCGTCAAGGACGAGGTGTGATTGATTTTTTTGCACAAGCACTACTGGCTGGCTCTGTTAATTCTCAATCTCGCCCTTCTTTGCTTCCGCAATTTTAGACCTGAATTCTTACAAATAAGTAAAGAAATTTTAGTTAAAAACAGTATTTATGCCAACAGATTTAGTCAATAAGTTCTTATTATCTACAGTTGAAGAACGATTGCACATAATTCAGAATCAAAGAAAATCTGAGCAATTACGAATCTATTTCGGGGACAATGCTTATGCAGAATATGTAGCAATACGGTTCAGTTAAGGCTCAAAATCATGTAAATTAGGCATTGTTCCCAAGAATGGAAATTAAGTGTCGTGCATCTGAGGGATTTTTCGTTGGTGTCTCCTGATATACAAAATACTGAGTTGCTGAAAGCAATCGAAATGGCTATTCCAGCAACGGCAATTGAACAGGCGATCGCTAATACCAAAACCGAAGAGGAACGCACGCGATCGCTACCAGCGCAGTTAATGGTCAGTCTGGTAATAACCCAAGTTGCTAGTTATAGTGAAAAGCGATCGCTAAACTGAAGTATCTCTTCGAGACGCTAGGCGAAGGTGAAGACAGTGGGTCAATAAAGTAATAAAATCCCCTCCAAGAAGAAAAAAAGGAGGGGTGTATGTTAAACGAAATAATTGCCATCTATGCTATCACGGATGACTTGTTGAAAGGGATTGGACATGATGAAGATGGTCGGATACTCGTAAGTGATGCAGAAATTATCACAACGGCTGTGTGTGCGGCGATGTTCTTTAATGGCAACCACAGCAAGGCTTGCACTTATATGCAAGAACATGGTTTGATCCGAAATATGTTAGATAAATCACGATTCAATAGAAGATTACACGGTATCTTCATGTTAATGAACGATTTATTTCATCAAATGGGAATGATACTCAAAGAAATTAGTGATGATACGGAGTATCTTTTAGACTCATTCCCAGTAGCGATGTGTGATAATATGATTACATTCCTATGCAATGGTAGGA
It includes:
- a CDS encoding transposase domain-containing protein, which gives rise to MSPDIQNTELLKAIEMAIPATAIEQAIANTKTEEERTRSLPAQLMVSLVITQVASYSEKRSLN